The following are encoded in a window of Providencia rettgeri genomic DNA:
- the glnG gene encoding nitrogen regulation protein NR(I) has translation MSQGKIWVVDDDSSIRWVLERALNNAEFVCTCFDSADAVLAALENSLPDVLLSDIRMPGTSGIELLNTIKQSHPLLPIIIMTAHSDLDAAVNAYQSGAFDYLPKPFDIDETVALVERALNHSREQNHTGRETKQKAPIVSSTMIGEAPAMQEVYRIIGRLSRSSISVLINGESGTGKELVAHALHQHSPRVNEPFIALNMAAIPKDLIESELFGHEKGAFTGATQVRQGRFEQANHGSLFLDEIGDMPLDVQTRLLRVLAEGQFYRIGGYTPVKVDVRIIAATHQDLEKRVKEGLFREDLFHRLNVIRVQLPPLRERTEDIPRLAHYFLQNTAKELGVESKVLHPDSEKILQRYYWSGNVRQLENVCRWLTVMAASQEILPQDLPDDLLEEQPIQNSDVNKPKAIIPASTPLPVQQSSSDAQWFELLEKWADHAFAAGKVDLLAQAVPLFERTLLNCALKHTDGHKQEAARLLGWGRNTLTRKLKELGIE, from the coding sequence ATGTCACAGGGAAAAATTTGGGTCGTCGATGATGACAGTTCCATTCGCTGGGTTTTAGAGCGCGCACTGAATAATGCGGAATTTGTCTGTACTTGCTTTGACAGTGCCGATGCGGTACTTGCCGCCTTAGAAAACTCACTCCCTGACGTTTTGTTATCTGATATTCGTATGCCCGGCACAAGCGGTATTGAGCTACTGAATACGATTAAGCAATCGCACCCGCTGTTACCAATCATTATCATGACCGCCCATTCCGATCTTGATGCTGCCGTAAATGCCTATCAATCAGGTGCATTTGATTATCTACCCAAACCGTTTGATATTGATGAAACTGTCGCATTAGTTGAACGGGCACTTAATCATAGCCGTGAACAAAACCACACTGGCCGTGAAACAAAACAAAAAGCCCCGATTGTTTCCTCAACCATGATTGGTGAAGCCCCTGCAATGCAGGAGGTATACCGCATTATTGGTCGTTTATCACGCTCTTCAATTAGCGTGCTCATTAACGGGGAGTCAGGAACAGGGAAAGAACTTGTTGCCCATGCTTTGCATCAACATAGCCCGCGGGTTAATGAGCCGTTTATTGCCCTGAATATGGCCGCTATTCCGAAGGATTTAATTGAATCAGAACTGTTTGGTCATGAAAAAGGGGCGTTTACTGGCGCCACTCAAGTTCGCCAAGGGCGTTTTGAACAAGCCAATCACGGGTCGTTATTTTTAGACGAAATTGGTGATATGCCTCTTGATGTACAAACTCGATTATTACGTGTTCTTGCTGAAGGACAATTTTATCGCATTGGCGGTTACACCCCCGTTAAAGTGGATGTGCGTATTATCGCAGCCACCCATCAAGATCTTGAAAAACGAGTGAAAGAAGGTTTATTTCGTGAAGACTTATTCCACCGATTAAATGTGATCCGAGTGCAGCTCCCCCCTTTGCGAGAACGTACAGAAGATATTCCGCGTCTTGCCCACTATTTTTTGCAAAATACCGCAAAAGAGCTCGGTGTGGAAAGCAAAGTGTTGCACCCAGATAGTGAAAAAATTTTGCAACGTTATTATTGGTCAGGGAATGTTCGCCAACTGGAAAACGTTTGCCGCTGGCTCACTGTCATGGCGGCAAGCCAAGAGATTTTACCGCAAGATTTGCCTGATGATTTGCTGGAAGAACAGCCGATACAAAATAGTGATGTAAATAAACCGAAAGCCATTATACCGGCCTCTACACCTTTACCAGTGCAGCAATCCAGTTCAGATGCTCAATGGTTTGAGTTATTGGAAAAATGGGCCGATCACGCATTCGCTGCTGGCAAAGTGGACTTATTAGCCCAGGCAGTACCACTATTCGAACGCACTTTGCTTAACTGCGCACTAAAACATACGGATGGACATAAACAAGAGGCCGCTCGCTTATTAGGCTGGGGGAGAAATACATTAACCCGTAAATTAAAAGAACTGGGAATTGAGTAG
- the glnL gene encoding nitrogen regulation protein NR(II): MKTEHLPAPEQILDSLINSVLILDYDLVIHYANHAALQILTQSQRKLYGTPFPLLFSYCSLNDELLLTSLKEGHSFTENEVTLVFNNHSHVMSFSAQPFSEQFILVELSQLDSQRRLSQELAQNAQQLAARELIRGLAHEIKNPLGGLRGAAQLLSKALPDTQLNEYTQVIIEQADRLRALVDRLLGPQYPGPKTQQSIHHIMENVTRLVSLEKPDNVTLIRDYDPSLPDLEYYPDQIEQVLLNITRNALQALGEAGGYITLRTRTAFHVMLQGERYRLAARIDIEDNGPGIPLAIQDTLFYPMVSGRPDGTGLGLSIARSLVDQHAGKIEFTSWPGHTEFSIYLPIKK, encoded by the coding sequence ATGAAAACCGAACATTTGCCAGCACCAGAACAGATCCTCGACTCTCTCATTAATAGCGTACTTATTTTGGATTATGATTTGGTTATTCATTACGCCAATCATGCTGCACTGCAAATTCTAACCCAAAGTCAGCGCAAGCTATACGGAACCCCTTTCCCACTCTTATTTAGCTACTGTTCTCTCAATGATGAATTGCTGCTAACTAGCTTAAAAGAAGGTCACAGTTTTACTGAAAATGAAGTCACATTGGTGTTTAATAACCATTCTCACGTAATGTCGTTCAGCGCGCAGCCTTTTTCAGAACAATTTATTTTAGTTGAGTTATCTCAATTAGATAGCCAACGACGCCTTAGCCAAGAATTAGCTCAAAATGCGCAGCAACTTGCCGCCCGTGAACTGATCCGTGGGCTAGCGCACGAAATAAAAAACCCTCTTGGTGGATTGCGCGGGGCTGCACAGTTGTTATCTAAAGCGCTGCCTGATACACAGTTAAATGAATATACTCAAGTCATTATCGAACAAGCTGACCGCTTAAGGGCCTTGGTCGATAGATTACTTGGGCCGCAGTATCCCGGCCCTAAAACCCAGCAAAGCATCCACCATATTATGGAAAATGTGACACGCTTGGTTTCACTGGAAAAACCCGATAATGTCACTTTAATTCGTGACTATGACCCCAGTTTGCCCGATCTGGAATATTACCCCGATCAAATTGAACAGGTTTTATTGAATATCACCCGCAATGCTTTACAAGCCCTTGGTGAAGCTGGGGGTTATATTACGTTGCGCACACGCACAGCTTTTCACGTCATGCTACAAGGAGAGCGTTATCGGTTAGCGGCTCGTATTGATATTGAAGATAACGGCCCTGGTATTCCATTAGCCATCCAAGATACCCTTTTCTACCCAATGGTCAGTGGGCGACCTGATGGGACAGGGCTTGGTTTGTCGATCGCTCGAAGCTTAGTTGATCAACATGCAGGGAAAATCGAGTTTACCAGTTGGCCGGGGCACACTGAGTTTTCTATTTATCTACCCATCAAAAAATAG
- the glnA gene encoding glutamate--ammonia ligase has protein sequence MSAEHVLSLIKEHNVRFIDLRFTDTKGKEQHITIPAHQVDEDFFEEGQMFDGSSIGGWKGINESDMVLMPDASTAMLDPFFADVTLIIRCDILEPGTMQGYDRDPRSISKRAEDFLRSSGIADIVLFGPEPEFFVFDDIRFGNNMHGSYYHIDDIEGAWNSGTKYEGGNKGHRPAVKGGYFPVPPVDSSQDLRSAMCTTMEEMGLVVEAHHHEVATAGQNEVATRFNTMTKKADETQIYKYVVHNVAHAYGKTATFMPKPLVGDNGSGMHCHMSLSKDGVNLFAGDKYGGLSEMALYYIGGIIKHARALNAFTNPTTNSYKRLVPGFEAPVMLAYSARNRSASIRIPVVASTKARRIEVRFPDPAANPYLAFAAQLMAGLDGIINKIHPGDAMDKNLYDLPPEEAKEIPTVSGSLDEALAELDKDREFLTRGGVFTNDAIDAYIELTRADIQRVRMAPHPLEFEMYYSV, from the coding sequence ATGTCCGCTGAACATGTTTTATCGTTAATTAAAGAGCACAATGTAAGATTTATTGATCTGCGTTTTACCGACACAAAAGGTAAAGAGCAACATATCACTATCCCTGCTCACCAAGTTGACGAAGACTTCTTTGAAGAAGGTCAGATGTTCGATGGTTCATCTATTGGTGGCTGGAAAGGCATCAACGAATCTGACATGGTATTGATGCCAGATGCATCAACCGCAATGTTAGATCCCTTCTTTGCTGATGTAACCTTAATTATCCGTTGCGATATTTTAGAGCCGGGTACGATGCAAGGTTATGACAGAGACCCTCGTTCAATTTCCAAACGTGCAGAAGATTTCCTGCGCTCAAGCGGTATCGCTGACATCGTATTATTTGGCCCAGAACCTGAATTCTTCGTTTTTGACGATATTCGTTTTGGCAATAATATGCACGGCAGTTACTACCATATCGATGATATCGAAGGCGCATGGAACAGTGGCACTAAATACGAAGGGGGTAACAAAGGTCATCGTCCAGCAGTTAAAGGGGGTTACTTCCCAGTGCCGCCTGTTGACTCGTCACAAGACCTGCGTTCTGCAATGTGTACCACAATGGAAGAGATGGGCTTAGTGGTTGAAGCTCACCACCATGAGGTCGCAACCGCAGGCCAAAACGAAGTGGCTACCCGCTTTAATACCATGACCAAAAAAGCGGATGAAACTCAGATTTATAAATATGTTGTTCATAATGTGGCTCATGCATACGGCAAAACAGCCACCTTTATGCCGAAACCATTAGTGGGTGATAACGGTTCAGGTATGCACTGCCATATGTCTTTATCAAAAGATGGTGTAAACCTGTTTGCAGGTGATAAATACGGCGGTTTATCTGAAATGGCGCTGTACTACATTGGCGGTATTATTAAACATGCACGTGCACTGAACGCATTTACTAACCCAACAACCAATTCATATAAACGTTTAGTTCCGGGTTTTGAAGCGCCAGTGATGTTGGCTTACTCTGCGCGTAACCGTTCTGCGTCTATTCGTATTCCGGTGGTTGCAAGCACCAAAGCACGTCGAATTGAAGTCCGTTTCCCAGATCCTGCGGCTAACCCATATTTAGCGTTTGCAGCCCAGTTAATGGCGGGTCTTGATGGCATCATCAATAAAATTCACCCAGGTGATGCAATGGACAAAAACTTATATGACTTACCACCAGAAGAAGCGAAAGAGATCCCAACCGTTTCAGGCTCGTTAGATGAAGCGCTGGCTGAACTGGATAAAGATCGCGAATTCTTAACTCGTGGTGGTGTGTTCACCAATGACGCTATTGATGCGTATATTGAATTAACCCGTGCCGACATCCAACGTGTTCGTATGGCACCACACCCTCTCGAATTTGAAATGTACTACAGTGTGTAA
- a CDS encoding molecular chaperone, with protein sequence MNRIICFFISLFLFIQTASAGVIIGGTRVIYNEGNKDVSISVENPDKIPYLIQSWIDNIDEKKQSDFTITPPLFRLNADKTNALRIFLTANTLPKDKESLFWLNIKTIPATERTENSLQIAFKTQMKLIYRPAAIKDVNFEEQQKKLTWSKSGNQLTVKNPTPYFMNFQSITFNGKKANDVSYAPPFSSATFDINDNAAHGTVKWEVINDYGSAAEASEAKI encoded by the coding sequence ATGAATCGCATAATTTGTTTTTTTATTTCTTTATTTTTATTCATTCAAACTGCCAGTGCTGGCGTCATTATTGGCGGCACACGCGTTATTTATAATGAAGGTAATAAAGATGTCAGTATCAGTGTCGAAAACCCAGATAAAATTCCCTATTTAATTCAATCGTGGATTGACAACATAGATGAAAAAAAACAATCAGACTTTACGATTACACCGCCATTATTTCGATTAAATGCCGATAAAACCAATGCGCTGCGTATCTTTTTAACCGCCAATACCTTACCGAAAGATAAAGAGTCTTTATTTTGGTTAAATATTAAAACTATTCCTGCGACTGAACGTACAGAGAATTCATTGCAGATCGCTTTTAAAACTCAGATGAAATTAATTTATCGCCCAGCAGCAATTAAAGATGTGAATTTTGAAGAACAACAGAAAAAACTGACATGGTCTAAATCCGGTAATCAATTAACCGTAAAAAACCCAACACCCTATTTTATGAATTTCCAGAGCATTACATTTAATGGCAAAAAAGCCAATGATGTCTCCTACGCGCCCCCTTTTTCTAGCGCCACCTTTGACATCAATGATAATGCCGCACACGGTACCGTAAAATGGGAAGTGATTAATGATTATGGCTCTGCCGCTGAGGCCTCTGAAGCGAAAATATAG
- a CDS encoding PadR family transcriptional regulator, translating to MLIKSCRHVYYAHHDENQRGHRDGCCHGEERDGYNERRHGHGECCHDDHYHSESRHGHGRGERCHGRGRHGHRHDECCHGEHRHEHGDERQRGRGRGKGLRRLFDHGDLHIMVLSLVAKKPSYGYEIIKDIQEASNGLYIPSPGVIYPTLTLLEEQGFLESQIIERNRKSFTITPEGAAHLAQNKETEAVIARKFAKARDMQQGGNLAEDIEMAVSRFKALLRHKMVLKQLNEEQTRQIASIINDAVKQIEEVNTLLTNSDDE from the coding sequence ATGCTAATTAAATCTTGTCGTCATGTATATTATGCGCATCATGACGAAAATCAACGCGGCCACCGCGATGGCTGTTGCCATGGCGAAGAGCGTGATGGGTATAATGAACGCCGCCATGGTCATGGTGAATGTTGCCACGATGATCATTATCATAGCGAGAGTCGTCATGGGCACGGACGCGGTGAGCGTTGCCACGGCAGAGGTCGTCATGGTCATAGACACGATGAGTGTTGCCACGGTGAACACCGTCATGAGCACGGAGACGAACGCCAAAGAGGTCGAGGAAGAGGCAAAGGTCTACGCCGCTTATTCGACCATGGCGATCTTCACATTATGGTTCTTTCATTAGTGGCGAAAAAACCGAGCTACGGCTACGAAATTATCAAAGACATTCAAGAAGCCTCAAACGGCCTCTATATCCCAAGCCCGGGTGTTATTTACCCAACACTAACACTATTAGAGGAACAAGGCTTTTTAGAGTCTCAAATTATTGAACGCAATCGCAAAAGCTTTACGATTACGCCAGAAGGTGCAGCCCATTTAGCACAGAATAAAGAGACTGAGGCCGTAATTGCACGCAAATTTGCAAAAGCACGTGATATGCAACAAGGCGGTAATTTAGCAGAGGATATTGAAATGGCAGTCAGCCGTTTTAAAGCTCTATTGCGCCATAAAATGGTTCTAAAGCAACTCAATGAAGAACAAACTCGTCAAATCGCTTCTATCATCAATGATGCTGTGAAACAAATTGAAGAAGTAAATACATTACTAACCAATAGTGATGATGAATAA
- the typA gene encoding ribosome-dependent GTPase TypA: protein MSIQNLRNIAIIAHVDHGKTTLVGKLLQQSGTFGERETVDERVMDSNDLEKERGITILAKNTAIQWNGYHINIVDTPGHADFGGEVERVMSMVDCVLLVVDAMDGPMPQTRFVTQKAFDHGLRPIVVINKVDRPGARPDWVVDQVFDLFVNLGATDEQLDFPIVYASALNGIAGLDHTEMAEDMTPLYEAIVEHVEPPKVDLDGPFQMQVSQLDYNSYLGVIGIGRIKRGVVKPNQQVTVIDSEGNTRNGKIGKVLTHLGLERIDSQQAEAGDIVALTGLGELNISDTICQVGSVEALPALAVDEPTVSMFYCVNTSPFCGKEGKFVTSRQILDRLNKELVHNVALRVEETQDPDAFRVSGRGELHLSVLIENMRREGFELAVSRPKVIYREVDGRKQEPFEQVTLDVEEQHQGDVMKALGERKGDLRDMMPDGKGRVRLDYIIPSRGLIGFRTEFMTMTSGTGLLYSTFSHYDDVRPGEIGGRQNGVLISNGQGKAVAYALYSLQDRGKLFLGHGAEVYEGQIIGIHSRSNDLTVNCLTGKKLTNMRASGTDEATTLSPPIKMTLEQALEFIDDDELVEVTPQSIRLRKRHLTENDRRRANRSKED, encoded by the coding sequence TTGTCAATTCAAAACTTAAGAAACATCGCCATCATCGCTCACGTTGACCATGGCAAGACAACACTGGTTGGTAAATTATTGCAACAGTCAGGTACGTTCGGCGAACGTGAAACTGTCGATGAGCGTGTTATGGACTCCAACGACTTGGAGAAAGAGCGTGGTATTACCATTCTTGCTAAAAATACCGCTATCCAATGGAATGGTTATCACATCAATATCGTAGACACCCCAGGTCACGCCGATTTCGGTGGTGAGGTTGAACGCGTAATGTCTATGGTTGACTGCGTTCTACTGGTTGTTGATGCAATGGATGGTCCAATGCCACAAACGCGTTTCGTTACGCAAAAGGCGTTCGACCATGGTTTACGTCCAATTGTTGTTATCAACAAAGTTGACCGTCCAGGTGCACGCCCTGATTGGGTTGTAGACCAAGTATTCGACTTATTCGTGAACTTAGGCGCAACGGATGAGCAGCTCGATTTCCCTATCGTTTATGCATCAGCATTAAACGGTATTGCAGGTCTTGACCATACTGAAATGGCTGAAGACATGACCCCACTCTACGAAGCTATCGTAGAACACGTTGAACCACCAAAAGTTGATCTGGATGGTCCATTCCAAATGCAAGTTTCGCAGTTGGATTACAACAGCTACTTAGGTGTTATTGGTATCGGTCGTATCAAACGTGGTGTGGTTAAGCCAAACCAGCAAGTGACTGTTATCGATAGCGAAGGTAATACTCGTAACGGTAAAATTGGTAAAGTGCTAACCCACTTAGGTTTAGAGCGTATTGATTCACAACAAGCTGAAGCGGGCGATATTGTCGCACTGACAGGTTTAGGTGAACTGAATATCTCTGACACCATCTGCCAAGTGGGTAGTGTTGAAGCGCTACCAGCATTAGCCGTTGATGAGCCAACTGTTAGCATGTTCTATTGTGTTAACACCTCACCTTTCTGTGGTAAAGAAGGTAAATTCGTGACTTCACGTCAAATCCTTGACCGCTTGAATAAAGAACTGGTTCACAACGTTGCGCTACGTGTTGAAGAAACTCAAGACCCTGATGCATTCCGTGTATCTGGTCGTGGTGAGCTGCACTTATCTGTTCTGATCGAAAATATGCGTCGTGAAGGCTTCGAATTAGCCGTATCTCGTCCAAAAGTTATTTATCGTGAGGTTGATGGTCGTAAGCAAGAGCCATTCGAGCAAGTGACGTTAGATGTTGAAGAGCAGCACCAAGGCGATGTGATGAAAGCGTTAGGTGAGCGTAAAGGTGACCTGCGTGATATGATGCCGGACGGTAAAGGTCGTGTACGTTTAGACTACATCATTCCAAGTCGTGGTTTGATTGGTTTCCGTACTGAATTTATGACGATGACATCAGGTACTGGCTTACTGTATTCAACATTCAGCCATTATGATGATGTTCGCCCAGGCGAAATCGGTGGTCGTCAAAACGGTGTTCTGATCTCTAACGGTCAAGGTAAAGCGGTTGCTTACGCACTGTATAGCTTGCAAGATCGCGGTAAGTTGTTCTTAGGTCACGGTGCAGAAGTGTATGAAGGCCAAATTATTGGTATTCACTCACGTTCTAATGACTTAACCGTTAACTGCTTAACCGGTAAAAAACTGACTAACATGCGTGCGTCAGGTACAGATGAAGCAACAACACTGTCACCACCAATTAAAATGACTCTGGAGCAAGCGCTTGAGTTTATTGATGATGACGAATTAGTTGAAGTGACTCCGCAGTCTATCCGTCTGCGTAAACGTCACCTGACTGAGAACGATCGCCGCCGTGCAAATCGTTCTAAAGAAGACTAA
- a CDS encoding fimbrial protein, producing the protein MKKNVIATLIAASSVFAINSALAADGTIDFTGEITDQACELAAGSDALKVNLGKVSKTALPSAGSTAAATKFTIKLINCPATVTAASVKFDADSYLGDDTVIKLKQEPGVATGVGIQITDDVNTVVPLFTASKEYPLQQNVENNLDFRARYIAKSGTVTTGPANGTATFTINYN; encoded by the coding sequence ATGAAAAAGAATGTCATCGCAACATTAATTGCGGCTTCATCTGTTTTTGCTATTAATAGTGCTCTTGCGGCTGACGGTACTATCGATTTTACTGGCGAAATTACTGACCAAGCATGTGAATTAGCAGCGGGCTCTGATGCATTAAAAGTGAACTTAGGTAAAGTGTCTAAAACAGCATTACCAAGTGCTGGCAGCACAGCCGCTGCAACTAAATTCACGATTAAATTAATTAACTGCCCAGCAACGGTCACTGCGGCCTCTGTGAAATTCGATGCGGATTCTTATTTAGGTGATGACACTGTTATCAAACTAAAACAAGAACCCGGCGTTGCAACAGGTGTGGGGATCCAAATTACAGATGATGTGAATACCGTCGTTCCGCTGTTTACTGCTTCTAAAGAATATCCATTACAACAGAACGTGGAAAATAATTTAGACTTTAGAGCGCGTTATATTGCCAAGTCTGGCACGGTGACGACGGGTCCAGCTAACGGCACAGCGACCTTCACAATCAATTATAACTAA